The genome window TGGGGAGCAACTGCATCCCTCTTCTTTCttagggagggaggagggtgggtggggaaagcaaAACACCAGTGGCAGCGATTGGCCCTTTGCCTGCATGCAGAAACCCAGCGCcgtctcttccttccccaaattaAGAAGCTTCGCAAACTTatctgcagaggcagcagcccacagtcacagagggcaggtctatcgTTGTCTACCAGCCAGGGTATCTAAAGCAGGTGGGCCAGATTTAGCTCCTTCGGAGGTTGTCGCAGGCCCAGAAGCCGGCTGCGACAATCCTGCTCAGGTCCAATCGGGCCTGCCGAGCCTGTTGCGGGCTTGCCAGCCATGGCagccgtcccccccacccccagcattgaCCACCTCTCCTAAAGCCAGCGTGCAGGTAAGGGTTAAGAGCAAgttaactctaatctggagaaccgggtttgattccccactctgccactcgagctgtggaggcttatccggtgagctagattagcttgtgcactcccacacacgccagctgggtgaccctgggctagtcacagttctttggagcgctctcagcccctcccacctcacagggtgtttgttgtgggggagtggggggggggagattataagcccctttgaatctcctttcgggagagaaaggggagggggtataaatccaaatccttcttcttgtgccattctgggctggcaagcctgtcacagcttcacacacacacatatgccctCACTCTCAATCTGACCTGGTGAGccattcccacccccctccagtgCTGGAAAGCGTGAAGAGGGGGCTCACCAGGTGAGGcagctacacccccccccccccaagtgctgatctgggctggtgaaccTGCAAGGGGGGCTCAGTAGCCAAGGCAGCCACTACCCTCCCTTCAGTTCCAACCAaggcagccgtggcgtaggaggttaagagctcgtgtatctaatctggaggaaccgggtttgattcccagctctgccgcctgagctgtggaggctgatctgggggattcaggATTAGCCAGGTGGCTACTCCTGGTACACACGCTTCAGCCAAGAGCCCCTGGGCTAGTCTGCCatgcttctcggagctctctcagcctcacccacctcacagggtgcttgttgttaGAGGGCTGGCTTAGGAGATTAGCCAGtctccttttgagtctcctgcaggagagaatggggggatatgaatccaaactcttcttcttcttcatatccaaTTGATGTCACAAATGAGCTTggcacccctgatctaaagggaACGTCCAGATTCAGCCCACTGAACtgaccccccctcctcctggaCATTACTAGCAGGAGATCCCATAAAAGTTAGATCtgctcacacacacccctgtcccaaGCCCCCACCCAACCGACCTACCAGCAAGGAGAGGCCGGCCAAAACAGGACTGCAGGAAGCCCCTGTTCTTTTGAACTTCTGCCCACCCAGCAAAAACCCTCCTTATCACCAGCGTCACACCCCAGCCATCCCAGAACCCAGTTACCCTGAGCCACCAAAGACGGGACCCCAAACAACTTGCTTGTCCAGGAACCCTTCAAAAGTCACACAAATGGTCTGTCTAACAAGGGGAAAGGTGGATGAACCAACAAGGGGGGGACCCTTCGGAATCAAGgcataatcccccccccaaaaaatacttGCCCCTCAACCATATATGGCAGCTCCTCCAGACCATCTAagtcctgccagcatgatgctggcactGGGATGATCGGGGAGGCTGTCCCACATCTGGAGGTTCGGgattgacacctatgccatagaagGTTGACAGGTGCACTTGGGCCACCTTCCTAGCCTCCCCTACCCAGCAGGGCTGTTGTTAGGATGAAATGGAAGGGAACGAGGGAAGAACTGAACTACACAAAGGAAAACATAAAGAAAACTTAGAAAAGAATGCCAgatcccctttctcccctgttccCCACTGCTGGAGCCCCACCCCCCTATTTTGTCCCCCCTCCCAAGAATGGGCTCTTCCGCCCTCCACCTTCTCACGAGGCCGGCCCGcctcctaattcctccccccccccacgccgtgACAATGGACTCCCCCAGCTGGCCAAGAATGGGCTCTTCCGCCCTCCACCAGGGGCCGGGTCATTCCTgcctcccactcccctccccccacgccgTGACAATGGACTCCCCAGCAAGGTAGCCCCCCATTGACACTAATTCCATTTTAATTAATTCCCCCCCACTATTGCACTGGTTTGTCCCAACGAGTCTTTCCCCCCGTATAGAGAAATGGACTCTCCGATAGGATGTTAAGCAACGTCCCTACTCCCCCCCCCGTGGGAAAAGCCAGATGGTACGTCCCCCATCAACGCGACTAAGAGCCCCCTCCTCCGGGGAAGTGGACTCGTCCTCCGTTGCCACGACAAccagccccctgcagccccctccccggcctccctcccGCACCTGAAGGCCTCCTCAATCTCCGTCAGGCCCGTGTCCTTCTCCACCACCAAGAAGTTCGGCCGCCGATGCTTGTCCAGCTCCCCGACGCCGCCCAGCAAGAAGCCggtcacggtgtcctcgtcgccCACCACGGCGATCAGCTTCCCCCGGCCAGCCATCACGGGAACGACGGAGGACCCTGCGCGGCCACCGTCCAATGCAAACATTCAAGGGCAGACGACCGCGCAGGCGCGCTTTTAAAAGGGCATGAGGCCGCCTCCCGGTTAATGAGCATGCGCACACCGCGCCATGACTCCCAAATGGACAGGCTTAAACCGGGCAGCTATCGGAGCATGCGCGCTTCACTTGGGacctatttttaattatttttaaatgctttatcAAGCTGGAGGCAGAGAAAACTGGAACAGGGCGGTGGGAGGTCAATCTTGGAATTCAGTGAATGTAAAATTATGGGATTCGTTGCTTGTTTCTTTTCTTAGATGTACTGTAACATTTTAATCTTCTCCTGTTTTGTATACTTTTATGTGTTTTAACCACTCTGAGCCTATCttggggaaagaaagggtgggatataaatccaatcaatcaaatcaatcaaataccaccctttcccatccaaaaatgagctcagggtggctaaacaaaatataaaacatacaaaaatatagACTTCATGTATACCAATTAAAAAACCCTGCCCGTTAACATCTAGGAGAGGAGAGTCACTACATTTACGATCCTGGGGGAAAGGACAAGATTAAAAATGGATTAACAGGTAAACTATGTAGCAATAAACTGAAGCAATGCCGCTCGGAGGTCCCCTGAATTCAATCCTAACCAtgctcatgtaacccccatgttcagaatgggttgacccagaaaggggtgcagagctcatgtagtttggaggagacgaggctaccagactcggaccttggtttgtataagccctgaacaccttgttaaggtaaccgcaatgttgttgggaactagtgggaagggagttgtttatttttgctatgttgtaaatgttggagtttattgtttcagggcttctttttatgtttgtaacgggtgagagttctcctggaaaccttcatcatgttgaatcctgtccaccaagcccttggagtcttcaggagccaacccacttgcaaagaagaattggacttggcagtatcagtggactgtaaatagaaggacttgaaaatgcaacctgaacaggaccttgaagtgtgatgttaaatgttgatgttatatgttaagaaagtaaagcattttgttttttttttaatttgttgttgcaaactcattccaagttctgccccacagaacccacagatagaagaagaagaagaagaggagtttggatttatatccccccccctttctctcctataggagactcaaaggggcttacaatctccttgcccttcccccctcacaacaaacaccctgtgaggtaggtggggctgagagagctccaagaagctgtgactagcccaaggtcacccagctggcgtgtgttacaCTCACTTGCAAGCAAGTTCAGCAGGACATTCCCATCCAGTGTTTAAATGCTGCACATATCAAAAAGGATTTATGTTTCCCCACGCTTAAACAGCAAGAATAGGCAGCAAGAATAGACGCTTCTTTAGCAGGGCGGTGATGGAACAGTCGACCCCGTGTAGAGGCATCTTTGCCACAGTGGCAAAAGAGATCCTCAGGGCAAAAGAGATCCAGGGCAGCAAAACAATATTCAGGGCTCTGATCTTCTGCCAGGGGGCCAACAGCAACCAGTCGAGCTTCCCAGCATTGAAGCACAGGCCCATCTAGGCAACGGCATCAGCAGAGGCAGCGTCCAGCATCCTTGTAGCTCCCTGGGGTTCTCAGCAACCAGCACCAGGTTTCCGCG of Sphaerodactylus townsendi isolate TG3544 linkage group LG06, MPM_Stown_v2.3, whole genome shotgun sequence contains these proteins:
- the ATP6V1F gene encoding V-type proton ATPase subunit F; the protein is MFALDGGRAGSSVVPVMAGRGKLIAVVGDEDTVTGFLLGGVGELDKHRRPNFLVVEKDTGLTEIEEAFRGFLNRDDIGIILINQFVAEMIRHAIDAHTKSIPAVLEIPSKEHPYDASKDSILRRAKGMFTAEDLR